From the Brassica napus cultivar Da-Ae chromosome A8, Da-Ae, whole genome shotgun sequence genome, one window contains:
- the LOC106418928 gene encoding adenylate kinase 5, chloroplastic isoform X2 — protein sequence MASLSLCSAHLSSTPSRSSLPTSSLLSPPLSLFQSPIIRRNSSIFFTVTPRQIPQSFPTCTSLVKCCVKEPLKVMISGAPASGKGTQCELIVQKFGLVHISTGDLLRAEVSSGTEIGKKAKEFMNSGSLVPDEIVIAMVAARLSREDAKKNGWLLDGFPRTFAQAQSLDKLNVKPDIFLLLDVPDEILIERCVGRRLDPVTGKIYHIKSYPPESDEVKARLVMRPDDTEEKVKARLQIYKQNSEAIISAYSDVMIKIDANRAREMVFEETQTLLSQINLNRMIKTDKASPVQDNWRGIPTRLNNIPHSRDIRSYFYEDVLQATVRSIKDGNTRLRVDINIPELNPEMDVYRIGTLMELVRTLALSFADDGKRVKVCVQGSMGEGALAGMPLQLAGTRKILEYMDWGDDETLGTFVKLGAIGGKEVDEEDDIFILVAPQNAVGNCIIDDLQAMTTAAGKRPVVLINPRLKDLPASSGIMQTMGREKRLEYALTFDNCYVFRLLYYAGTQYPIMGALRMSYPYRYELYKRVTEENGKEKYVLISTYSERPTPDQINDAFSGKSREESKKPSGIWGFLGSGFF from the exons ATGGCGTCTCTTTCTCTCTGCTCCGCTCACTTGTCTTCAACTCCGTCTCGCTCCTCTCTTCCCACTTCGTCGCTGCTTTCTCCTCCTCTGTCTCTTTTCCAATCACCGATCATCCGTCGCAATAGTAGTATCTTCTTCACCGTCACCCCACGCCAAATTCCTCAATCATTCCCAACATGCACTTCTCTG GTAAAGTGTTGTGTAAAGGAGCCATTGAAGGTGATGATTTCGGGTGCTCCAGCTTCAGGCAAAGGCACTCAATGTGAGCTCATCGTTCAAAAG TTTGGTTTGGTGCACATATCAACGGGGGATCTCTTGAGGGCAGAGGTGTCATCTGGGACAGAGATTGGGAAGAAAGCAAAAGAGTTTATGAACTCGGGTAGTTTGGTTCCCGATGAGATTGTTATAGCG ATGGTGGCAGCAAGATTATCACGTGAAGATGCTAAAAAGAATGGATGGCTTCTCGATGGATTTCCACGGACTTTTGCTCAGGCGCAAAGCCTGGACAAACTAAACGTCAAACCTGACATTTTCCTCTTATTAGAT GTTCCTGACGAAATTCTAATTGAGAGATGTGTTGGTAGAAGGTTGGATCCAGTGACTGGAAAAATTTATCATATTAAAAGTTACCCTCCCGAATCAGACGAAGTTAAAGCAAGACTGGTTATGCGCCCTGATGATACTGAAGAAAAG GTAAAAGCACGTCTGCAGATATACAAACAAAATTCGGAAGCTATTATTTCCGCTTACTCAGATGTTATGATCAAG ATTGATGCAAACAGGGCAAGAGAAATGGTTTTTGAGGAGACCCAGACTCTTCTGTCTCAGATAAACCTAAATAGAATGATAAAGACTG ATAAAGCATCTCCTGTTCAG gaTAACTGGAGAGGAATACCGACAAGATTGAATAACATTCCTCACTCGAGGGATATCAGATCTTATTTTTATGAAGATGTTCTGCAAGCCACAGTTAGGTCGATCAAAGATGGAAACACTCGTCTTCGG GTAGACATAAATATCCCTGAGCTAAATCCTGAAATG GATGTTTACCGGATAGGAACCTTGATGGAACTGGTGCGAACTCTTGCTTTATCATTCGCAGATGATGGAAAAAGAGTGAAG GTTTGTGTTCAGGGGTCAATGGGGGAAGGTGCACTCGCTGGAATGCCACTGCAGTTGGCGGGCACTCGAAAGATTTTAGAATATATGGACTGGGGTGATGATGAAACTTTGGGAACTTTCGTCAAGCTTGGCGCAATTG GTGGTAAAGAAGTTGATGAAGAAGACGACATTTTCATCTTAGTGGCTCCACAAAATGCCGTTGGAAACTGTATTATAGAT GATCTACAAGCGATGACTACTGCTGCTGGTAAGAGGCCAGTTGTACTTATCAATCCTCGCCTCAAG GACTTACCCGCTTCAAGTGGCATAATGCAA ACAATGGGCAGGGAAAAAAGGCTGGAATACGCCTTAACATTTGACAACTGCTATGTATTTCGGCTACTTTATTATGCTGGAACACAATACCCGATTATGGGCGCTCTAAG GATGTCTTATCCTTATCGGTATGAGCTTTACAAGAGGGTGACTGAGGAAAATGGAAAAGAAAAGTATGTATTGATATCAACATACTCGGAAAGGCCAACCCCTGACCAAATCAACGATGCCTTCTCTGGAAAATCTCG GGAGGAAAGCAAGAAGCCTTCAGGAATCTG GGGGTTCCTAGGCAGCGGATTTTTCTAG
- the BNAA08G07180D gene encoding uncharacterized protein BNAA08G07180D, with translation MMAAGSVDGIFRNIFEGCISSCDASIERRPYHKNCSCALHKRSCRHKRSEVAWFPITRSWSEGNSMALHLTSSSSSSNLHSLSSSSSISTLASLSSTASLTMSDIDSSIEGLKY, from the coding sequence ATGATGGCTGCTGGATCAGTGGATGGGATCTTCCGTAACATCTTCGAAGGATGCATCTCTAGCTGCGACGCTTCCATCGAACGACGTCCATACCACAAAAACTGCAGCTGCGCGCTTCATAAAAGATCTTGTCGCCACAAAAGGTCCGAGGTTGCCTGGTTCCCTATCACACGGTCCTGGAGCGAAGGCAATAGTATGGCTCTGCATCTCACCtcgtcttcatcttcctctAATCTCCACTCGCTTTCATCGTCTTCATCTATTTCTACGCTTGCATCGTTATCTTCTACAGCTTCTTTGACCATGTCTGATATTGATTCCTCCATTGAAGGCTTAAAATATTAG
- the LOC106418928 gene encoding adenylate kinase 5, chloroplastic isoform X1, which yields MASLSLCSAHLSSTPSRSSLPTSSLLSPPLSLFQSPIIRRNSSIFFTVTPRQIPQSFPTCTSLVKCCVKEPLKVMISGAPASGKGTQCELIVQKFGLVHISTGDLLRAEVSSGTEIGKKAKEFMNSGSLVPDEIVIAMVAARLSREDAKKNGWLLDGFPRTFAQAQSLDKLNVKPDIFLLLDVPDEILIERCVGRRLDPVTGKIYHIKSYPPESDEVKARLVMRPDDTEEKVKARLQIYKQNSEAIISAYSDVMIKIDANRAREMVFEETQTLLSQINLNRMIKTAILINKQVLADKASPVQDNWRGIPTRLNNIPHSRDIRSYFYEDVLQATVRSIKDGNTRLRVDINIPELNPEMDVYRIGTLMELVRTLALSFADDGKRVKVCVQGSMGEGALAGMPLQLAGTRKILEYMDWGDDETLGTFVKLGAIGGKEVDEEDDIFILVAPQNAVGNCIIDDLQAMTTAAGKRPVVLINPRLKDLPASSGIMQTMGREKRLEYALTFDNCYVFRLLYYAGTQYPIMGALRMSYPYRYELYKRVTEENGKEKYVLISTYSERPTPDQINDAFSGKSREESKKPSGIWGFLGSGFF from the exons ATGGCGTCTCTTTCTCTCTGCTCCGCTCACTTGTCTTCAACTCCGTCTCGCTCCTCTCTTCCCACTTCGTCGCTGCTTTCTCCTCCTCTGTCTCTTTTCCAATCACCGATCATCCGTCGCAATAGTAGTATCTTCTTCACCGTCACCCCACGCCAAATTCCTCAATCATTCCCAACATGCACTTCTCTG GTAAAGTGTTGTGTAAAGGAGCCATTGAAGGTGATGATTTCGGGTGCTCCAGCTTCAGGCAAAGGCACTCAATGTGAGCTCATCGTTCAAAAG TTTGGTTTGGTGCACATATCAACGGGGGATCTCTTGAGGGCAGAGGTGTCATCTGGGACAGAGATTGGGAAGAAAGCAAAAGAGTTTATGAACTCGGGTAGTTTGGTTCCCGATGAGATTGTTATAGCG ATGGTGGCAGCAAGATTATCACGTGAAGATGCTAAAAAGAATGGATGGCTTCTCGATGGATTTCCACGGACTTTTGCTCAGGCGCAAAGCCTGGACAAACTAAACGTCAAACCTGACATTTTCCTCTTATTAGAT GTTCCTGACGAAATTCTAATTGAGAGATGTGTTGGTAGAAGGTTGGATCCAGTGACTGGAAAAATTTATCATATTAAAAGTTACCCTCCCGAATCAGACGAAGTTAAAGCAAGACTGGTTATGCGCCCTGATGATACTGAAGAAAAG GTAAAAGCACGTCTGCAGATATACAAACAAAATTCGGAAGCTATTATTTCCGCTTACTCAGATGTTATGATCAAG ATTGATGCAAACAGGGCAAGAGAAATGGTTTTTGAGGAGACCCAGACTCTTCTGTCTCAGATAAACCTAAATAGAATGATAAAGACTG CGATTCTAATTAATAAACAGGTCCTTGCAGATAAAGCATCTCCTGTTCAG gaTAACTGGAGAGGAATACCGACAAGATTGAATAACATTCCTCACTCGAGGGATATCAGATCTTATTTTTATGAAGATGTTCTGCAAGCCACAGTTAGGTCGATCAAAGATGGAAACACTCGTCTTCGG GTAGACATAAATATCCCTGAGCTAAATCCTGAAATG GATGTTTACCGGATAGGAACCTTGATGGAACTGGTGCGAACTCTTGCTTTATCATTCGCAGATGATGGAAAAAGAGTGAAG GTTTGTGTTCAGGGGTCAATGGGGGAAGGTGCACTCGCTGGAATGCCACTGCAGTTGGCGGGCACTCGAAAGATTTTAGAATATATGGACTGGGGTGATGATGAAACTTTGGGAACTTTCGTCAAGCTTGGCGCAATTG GTGGTAAAGAAGTTGATGAAGAAGACGACATTTTCATCTTAGTGGCTCCACAAAATGCCGTTGGAAACTGTATTATAGAT GATCTACAAGCGATGACTACTGCTGCTGGTAAGAGGCCAGTTGTACTTATCAATCCTCGCCTCAAG GACTTACCCGCTTCAAGTGGCATAATGCAA ACAATGGGCAGGGAAAAAAGGCTGGAATACGCCTTAACATTTGACAACTGCTATGTATTTCGGCTACTTTATTATGCTGGAACACAATACCCGATTATGGGCGCTCTAAG GATGTCTTATCCTTATCGGTATGAGCTTTACAAGAGGGTGACTGAGGAAAATGGAAAAGAAAAGTATGTATTGATATCAACATACTCGGAAAGGCCAACCCCTGACCAAATCAACGATGCCTTCTCTGGAAAATCTCG GGAGGAAAGCAAGAAGCCTTCAGGAATCTG GGGGTTCCTAGGCAGCGGATTTTTCTAG
- the LOC106418959 gene encoding peptidyl-prolyl cis-trans isomerase CYP28, chloroplastic-like: MASSSSILIPPILSASISRRNLLLSTTIATVSPSPQIPSPDVTITDRVFLDFSLCPTYFRSDPSATLSSTTPCPDSTPLGRVVLGLYGRHVPLTVSTFKLMCTSSSTSYKNTPIHKIFPGQFFLAGRQGLRRDTAEDGPLSLPRNTDVVNSKSFLLPHARPGLVSLCLSENDDDDETRLDPEYRNVEFLITTGPGPCPQLDGGNIVFGTVLEGLDVVTSIAAVPTFKPSEKIRQFNDFAEFLGDERAQNARSLWNRPLKTVFISDCGELKVTKPSLSPSLP; the protein is encoded by the exons atggcatcatcatcatccattcTCATCCCTCCGATTCTCTCCGCTTCCATCAGCCGTCGCAACCTCCTCCTCTCCACCACAATCGCCACCGTCTCCCCGTCCCCTCAGATTCCTTCCCCCGACGTAACAATCACCGACCGCGTCTTCCTCGATTTCTCCCTCTGTCCCACTTACTTCCGCTCCGATCCCTCCGCCACACTCTCCTCCACCACGCCTTGCCCCGACTCCACTCCTCTCGGCCGCGTCGTTCTCGGTCTCTACGGCCGTCATGTTCCCCTCACTGTCTCCACTTTCAAGCTCATGTGCACTTCCTCCTCTACCTCTTACAAAAACACTCCCATCCACAAAATCTTCCCCGGTCAGTTTTTCCTCGCCGGAAGGCAAGGATTGCGGCGAGACACGGCGGAGGATGGTCCTCTTAGTTTGCCTCGAAACACCGACGTCGTCAATTCCAAGTCGTTCCTCCTCCCTCACGCTCGTCCTGGACTCGTCTCTCTTTGCTTGTCTGAAAACGACGACGACGATGAAACCAGACTCGATCCTGAGTACAGAAATGTCGAGTTCTTGATCACTACAGGACCTGGTCCTTGTCCGCAGCTCGACGGTGGCAACATTGTCTTCGGAACTGTGCTTGAAG GGTTAGATGTGGTGACGAGTATAGCTGCAGTGCCAACGTTTAAGCCGTCGGAGAAGATTCGACAGTTCAACGATTTTGCAGAGTTTCTGGGAGATGAAAGAGCTCAGAACGCAAGATCATTGTGGAACAGACCTCTCAAGACGGTTTTCATTAGTGACTGTGGAGAGCTTAA